The sequence below is a genomic window from Brevibacillus laterosporus.
TGCTGAGAATCTGTTAAATCGTAAGTTTTATGCGAAAACACCGAATGAGAAGTGGGTAACCGATATAACGGAATTCAAGTACGGAAGTGGCCAGAAGGCCTATTTAAGTGCTATCTTAGACCTTCATGATAACTCGATTGTCTCCTATGTTTTAGGCCATTCCAATAACAATAGCCTTGTGTTTAAAACAGTGAATTTGGCCTTGCAAGCGGTACCAGGAAGTAAGCCTATGCTTCATAGTGATCGAGGTTTTCAATATACCTCTTTCAGGTTCAAAAAGTTATTTGCCGACAAACTAACCCACAGCATGTCCCGAGTTGGCAGGTGTATTGATAACGGTCCAATGGAAGCGTTCTGGGGAACCCTTAAATGTGAGAAGTATTATTTGCATTCATATAGTGCCTTCGAGGAACTTAAGAAAGACATTGATGACTACATGTACTTTTACAATAACGACCGATTACAGGTAAAACTAAACAGCCTTAGTCCAATGGAATACAGAACTAAGGCTGCTTAACTGTTTTTTATTTTTTGTACTGTCTACTTGACAGGGTGCAGTTCACTTTTTAGCATTTTTTTGGAGTTATACCATAATGGAAACAAAGGTTATTGTATGTAGTCTATTTTGTAATCATCGGTCATTTCTTTTTCATCCCTAACAACTTCTGGTAGTATGGTGTATAGAAGCAGGAAGATTACCCCAGATAGGGTTGAAGATGTACGGAGGAACAAATAATGAACAGAAGATATCTTGCCATTTATGAAGAGATTAGACAGGGGATTATGGAAGGAGTGTATCCTCCTGGGGAAAAATTGCCTTCTGAGAACGATTTTTGCAAAAAATTCGAGACCAGTAGGGGTACGATTCGCCGTGCATTGGATATGTTGGCAGAAGAAGGACTTGTCAACAGCATGCATGGAAAAGGTGTCTTTGTTTTAGACCAAAATATGATTAGCTTTTCTTTTGGCGGACTGGTAAGTTTTAAGGAAGCTAATGAAAATAGCGGGCAGGTCTTTTCTACAACAGTTCCTTACTTTACGGAGCTTGATATTGATCAAAAATTGGAGCAAAAAACACACCTACCAAATGGCATGCCCGTGTATCATTTCTATCGTGTAAGAAAGCTGGACGGGGAAAAGGTCATTTTGGATATCAACTATTTTAGCAAGGAAAAGTGCGAAGGCCTGACCCCTGAGATAGCTGAGAAATCAATCTATGAGTATGTAGAGAGTGATTTGGAATTAAAAATTGGCTTTGCACAAAGAGTGATTCAAGTAGAGCAAGCGACAGGAAAAGACCGAGAGTATCTGGATTTGAAAGCATTTGAATTTGTTGTTGTGGTTCGTAACTATGTACATTTGTATGACGGTACGCTATTTGAATATACAGAGTCGCGCCATCGTCCAGATCGGTTTGTGTTTACAGATTTCGCACGGAGACGATGAATGACTGAAGAGAGTACGTTTTTTAATTCCATCATCCAAAATTCGTTCATTTTCATAACAAAACCCTCCCAATTCATCTATTACTTTTAGCTTACTTGAGTTGGGAGGGGGTAGTCTAATCTATCTTGTCTTTTTCCAAACTGCCTTAGCGAAATAAGCTATCATTGCCTTTATGTTGTTACTCTATAAGCATTCGGAAGTTTTTCTCACCCATCGACACTGTCTCCATACCTATTTCATTAGCATATTTGACATCAGAAAGTAACACGTTGTCCTGCAATACATGATCAAAACGCTCCAGCGCTTCTTTTAACTGAGCATCAACATCAAGAGTAAGACTCACCCGTTTTTCAATTGGTAAATTCAGCTTCTTGCGGTAATCCTGAATCGCACGTATGACTTCGCGTACAAAGCCTTCCTGCTCTAGTTCCTCCGTTATCGTCGTATTCAAAGCAACGTTGATTTGATAGCCGGACGCGGAAGCAAAGCCTTCTTTTCCTTGTTTTTCAACGAGTAGCTCATCCAGTGTAATATGAATTCCTTCGTCTAAAATGGTGACATC
It includes:
- a CDS encoding IS3 family transposase, translated to MATLSQYRQENVYLAIQAVWQEEQCSVQVLCEIAKISRSSYYKWLNRKTSSRELENQQLTDAMLSLYEKVDGIYGYRRLTLHLRRQTQRRINHKRIQRLMKKRGIQSVIRRKRKKYARSAPQQVAENLLNRKFYAKTPNEKWVTDITEFKYGSGQKAYLSAILDLHDNSIVSYVLGHSNNNSLVFKTVNLALQAVPGSKPMLHSDRGFQYTSFRFKKLFADKLTHSMSRVGRCIDNGPMEAFWGTLKCEKYYLHSYSAFEELKKDIDDYMYFYNNDRLQVKLNSLSPMEYRTKAA
- the treR gene encoding trehalose operon repressor, yielding MNRRYLAIYEEIRQGIMEGVYPPGEKLPSENDFCKKFETSRGTIRRALDMLAEEGLVNSMHGKGVFVLDQNMISFSFGGLVSFKEANENSGQVFSTTVPYFTELDIDQKLEQKTHLPNGMPVYHFYRVRKLDGEKVILDINYFSKEKCEGLTPEIAEKSIYEYVESDLELKIGFAQRVIQVEQATGKDREYLDLKAFEFVVVVRNYVHLYDGTLFEYTESRHRPDRFVFTDFARRR